The stretch of DNA TCTTGAAGCTGCCGGCGCCCTTGTAGGCCACGTACACCTTGCCTGAAGCCGTGCCTGCCACCTGGGTCATCGAACCCTTCTCGTCGTAGGGCTTCGCGTCCCACTCCGTGAATTCGATGTAGTACGCGTTGGTTGCGTTCCAGCTGGTGAGGCCATCGCGGTCGGGGTTCTTGATTTGGAAGAAGCCATCCCCGTACTTCATCTCCTTCTTGAGCTTGGCACCCTTCTTTGGTTCCTCGGGGAGATTCACCTTGATGAACTGCGAGCCGGACACGAAGCTCGTCGGGTTTTCGAGCTTCTTTTCGTAGAAGCTGATCTCCCATCCTTGCTTGTAGCCTGGCTCGATCACCACGCTCTGGGCCTCCCAGCGGCGCCCGTTGGCGTCACCATTCAGCGCCTCGTCGGGGATATCTCCCGGGGCGGGAGCCTCAGCCCACTTGTAGGTAACGGGACCGGTTGGCGCCTCTTCGACTTTGGGTGCGGCACTTGGCGCCGCTGCCGACGCGGCAGCGGGGACGGCGGAAGCGCTCCCTCCGGCCGCTGGCGCCTCTTCCTTGGAGCAAGCCGCGAGCGAGATCGCCAGCAGACCAATCGTTACGAACTTTGATTTCATCACTTCTCCTTCAGCTCATGGCCCACTCAGCGAGCCCAAACATCGAACCATCGGTGGACATACACACGGCGAGCTTGCCTACCGTTGGTACCTCAAAGGGACCTTGGAACACCGCACCGCCGAGCTCCTTGATGGTGGCGACGCTCTTCTCGATGTCTGCGGTCGTGAAATAGAGGAACCAGGAGGAAACAGGCATCCCGTCGGGGCGCTTCATCATGCCGCCGTTGTCACCGCCCTCTTCCCCTGTGCCGAACAGGAAGTACTCCATCTCCGTCATCGGTCCCTTGCGCCACTTCCAGCCAACGACCTCGGAGTAGAACGTCTGCGCCTTCGCCGTATCGGTGACCAAGAGTTCGTTCCAACCGACCATGCCTGGTGTGCTCATGGCTGGCACTTCAGGCACATCGCCCTGGGGCTTGAACAACGAGACGGTGCAGTTCTCGGTGTCCATCATCGCTGCCATGCGACCCACGGTGGGGATGTCCATGGCGCCCATCGGGAACTGCGCGCCGAGCTTCTTTGCGCGTTC from Polyangiaceae bacterium encodes:
- a CDS encoding VOC family protein, whose amino-acid sequence is MTAKFVWYDLNTKDVEKAKDFYTKLFGWNIVSWKPDGAPSDMPEYQMLCIGEQAFGGMNALPQEVPAPAHWMGHVTVDDVDAAMERAKKLGAQFPMGAMDIPTVGRMAAMMDTENCTVSLFKPQGDVPEVPAMSTPGMVGWNELLVTDTAKAQTFYSEVVGWKWRKGPMTEMEYFLFGTGEEGGDNGGMMKRPDGMPVSSWFLYFTTADIEKSVATIKELGGAVFQGPFEVPTVGKLAVCMSTDGSMFGLAEWAMS